In Mytilus trossulus isolate FHL-02 chromosome 6, PNRI_Mtr1.1.1.hap1, whole genome shotgun sequence, a single window of DNA contains:
- the LOC134723622 gene encoding putative nuclease HARBI1 — MAALLMPPLRPRKDRVFRGTISHLTNLNDDELRRRYRFGKDSIAYLCNLLQDRLRRTTNKATALTVEQQVCIALRYYASGSFLQVIGDTLGYDKGTVSRVVSDVTDALIAIKDDFVSWPTDVDSINRIKCGFYRQSNFPNVLGCIDCTHVRIQAPSDDEPSYVNRKGYHSINVQAVCDFEGRFTNIFANWPGSIHDSHIFNTSTLSNYLQTNHRGLIDGVILGDSGYACRPYLLTPYANPTERHQQRFNGCHASTRSVIERTFGILKRRFHVLHSEVRMKPEKVCRIFGACAVLHNIAVSRNEPLVNDDGAGVRLDQPVQVPAFLGVQDGRNTREHVARSFFNH, encoded by the exons ATGGCTGCTTTGTTAATGCCACCACTAAGACCCAGAAAGGACAGAGTTTTTAGAGGAACTATTTCacatttaacaaatttaaatgacGATGAACTAAGAAGGAGGTATAGATTTGGCAAGGACTCAATTGCTTACCTTTGTAATCTTCTACAAGACAGACTCAGAAGGACAACTAATAAAGCAACAGCACTGACTGTTGAACAGCAAGTATGTATTGCACTGCGTTATTATGCATCCGGCTCATTCTTGCAAGTTATCGGAGATACACTGGGGTATGACAAAGGCACAGTTTCTCGTGTTGTGAGTGATGTGACAGATGCCTTGATTGCCATTAAGGACGATTTTGTGAGTTGGCCTACTGATGTGGATTCGATCAACAGGATAAAATGTGGGTTTTACAGGCAAAGCAACTTTCCGAATGTTTTGGGATGCATTGACTGCACACATGTGAGAATACAGGCACCATCAGATGATGAACCATCCTATGTAAACAGAAAGGGGTACCACAGCATAAATGTGCAAGCTGTCTGTGATTTTGAAG GCAGGTTTACCAATATATTTGCAAACTGGCCAGGCTCCATTCACGACTCCCACATATTCAACACATCAACTTTGTCTAATTACCTCCAGACAAATCACAGGGGATTGATAGATGGTGTTATTCTTGGGGACAGTGGATATGCTTGTCGCCCTTACCTGCTTACACCATATGCCAATCCAACAGAGAGACACCAGCAAAGGTTCAACGGATGCCATGCCAGTACTAGATCCGTTATAGAGAGGACTTTTGGTATTTTGAAAAGACGGTTTCATGTCCTCCATTCTGag GTCAGAATGAAACCAGAAAAAGTCTGCAGAATTTTTGGGGCATGTGCAGTGTTGCATAACATAGCCGTGTCTAGAAATGAACCGTTGGTGAATGACGACGGTGCTGGTGTTCGACTTGATCAGCCTGTGCAAGTTCCAGCCTTTCTAGGAGTGCAAGATGGAAGAAACACGAGAGAACACGTTGCCAGATCATTTTTTAACCACTGA
- the LOC134723623 gene encoding uncharacterized protein LOC134723623, translated as MADLPSASACNQSNVKKTRERKPNFSEAEINLLQDEVEKNYAVINDKFGSSFTNKRKTAVWGRISMMVSSLGVAHRSVKECKDKWGNTKKEAKKIFSVSKRDQGKTGGGPQAKSVSVAVHRTIDLCKDSASFKGIGGVESCIIAGAAEARLSEDDSEMACTGSQDLFQSAMECQSESSLQPPTPPSPSVLSGFIGNRAVPIVVNPTRQAENNESHAVPTAATATKKRKATAGDVYELQVVYFRGEIEKQKKEMKKLDLQIELLERIKAKEYQPMSLSQCLEALGTTN; from the exons ATGGCCGACTTGCCTTCTGCTAGTGCATGCAATCAGTCTAATGTGAAGAAGACAAGGGAAAGAAAGCCAAATTTTTCGGAAGCAGAGATAAATCTTCTCCAAGATGAGGTAGAAAAGAATTATGCAGTCATTAATGACAAATTTGGAAGttcttttacaaataaaagaaaaacagcaGTCTGGGGAAGAATTTCAATGATGGTGTCTTCTCTTGGTGTTGCCCATAGGTCAGTCAAGGAGTGTAAAGATAAATGGGGCAACACCAAGAAAGAGGCAAAGAAGATCTTTTCTGTCAGCAAGAGAGACCAGGGGAAAACAGGTGGTGGACCACAGGCTAAGTCAGTGAGTGTGGCAGTGCACAGAACCATAGATTTGTGCAAGGACTCTGCTTCCTTCAAGGGCATAGGAGGTGTAGAAAGCTGCATCATTG CTGGTGCAGCTGAGGCTAGATTGTCAGAAGATGATTCTGAAATGGCCTGTACAGGGTCCCAGGATTTATTTCAGTCAGCTATGGAATGCCAATCTGAGTCCTCACTACAACCTCCAACACCTCCTTCACCATCAGTTCTTTCAGGGTTTATTGGTAACCGGGCAGTACCAATTGTGGTAAACCCAACTAGACAGGCTGAGAACAATGAATCACATGCCGTCCCTACAGCTGCTACAGCCACAAAGAAGAGAAAAGCCACAGCAGGAGATGTTTATGAGCTTCAG GTTGTGTATTTTAGGggtgaaattgaaaaacagaAGAAGGAGATGAAAAAGCTGGACTTGCAAATAGAACTGCTGGAGAGAATCAAGGCAAAGGAGTACCAGCCAATGTCATTGTCACAGTGTCTTGAGGCTCTTGGTACTACCAACTAA